A single Nicotiana tabacum cultivar K326 chromosome 5, ASM71507v2, whole genome shotgun sequence DNA region contains:
- the LOC107829540 gene encoding protein RGF1 INDUCIBLE TRANSCRIPTION FACTOR 1: MGAGIPDEEENNWPLWLKPLLKEKFFGHCKLHADSHKSECNMYCLDCINGPLCSLCLAHHKGHIAIQIRRSSYHDVIRVNEIQKYLDISSVQTYIINSAKVVFLNERPQPRPGKGVTNTCQVCERSLLDSFKFCSLGCKVVGSSKNFVKKPKQLSVKRRRSVAMASDSSDDSYSSSSHGRYKSHNNKVQSFTPSTPPPTSVNYKMAKRRKGIPHRSPMGGLLIEY, encoded by the exons ATG GGAGCTGGAATACCTGATGAAGAGGAAAATAATTGGCCACTATGGTTAAAGCCATTGCTTAAAGAAAAATTCTTTGGTCATTGCAAATTACATGCTGATTCTCACAAGAGTGAATGCAATATGTATTGTCTTGATTGTATAAATGGTCCTCTTTGTTCTCTTTGTTTAGCACATCACAAAGGCCATATTGCCATTCAG ATAAGGAGGTCATCATACCATGATGTGATAAGGGTAAATGAAATTCAAAAGTATTTGGACATTTCTTCAGTCCAAACATACATTATCAACAGTGCTAAGGTTGTCTTTTTGAATGAAAGGCCACAACCTAGGCCAGGCAAAGGTGTAACAAATACTTGTCAAGTTTGTGAAAGGAGCCTTCTTGATTCCTTCAAATTCTGCTCTCTTGGTTGCAAG GTTGTCGGGTCCTCAAAGAATTTCGTTAAGAAACCGAAGCAATTGTCGGTGAAAAGGCGGCGGTCGGTGGCGATGGCATCGGACTCCTCCGATGACTCTTACAGCAGCAGCAGCCATGGTAGGTACAAGAGCCACAACAACAAGGTCCAAAGTTTTACTCCGTCGACGCCCCCTCCAACTTCAGTTAATTACAAAATGGCCAAGCGAAGAAAGGGAATTCCACATAGATCCCCAATGGGAGGACTACTTATAGAATATTAA